Within the Clostridium scatologenes genome, the region TTGTAACACGAGATAATACCTCCCCATGATTTGTACTGTCAAAATATTTAAGAGGCATTTTATTAATTTTCTCTGAAAGTTCCTTTCTCATGTTATAGCTTACCTTCATGGATACACTTGACATAATCCACCCCTGTATATAAGCAAAAAAAGCACTTATCAAATATAATACTATAAGTACAAGAACTATATTTCTAATATAATCAAAGTCAATATTTCCTGTACCCGCAATTTTAGTCATTATTCCTTCAAATAACTTTGTAGTTGCCTTTCCCAAAATTTTAGGACCTGCTACACTCAGAGCTGCACTAACTATTGCAAAAATAAATACTATGATTATTGATATTTTATAAACATTTAAGTATTTAATTAACTTACTCATTGTACCCTTAAAATCACGAGCCTTTTCACCCTTCATCATAGCCATTGGACCACCTGGTCCTCGATGTTTTCTACCTTCAGAGTTTACAGATTTATTGTTTTTCTCACTCATGCCAACTCCTCCTTCGAAAGCTGTGACAAAGCAATTTCCTTATAGGTATCACATGTGTCCATAAGTTGTTTATGAGTACCCATGCCTACTATTTTACCTTCATCAAGAACTATTATCTGTTCAGCATTTTTTATAGTTGCAATTCTTTGTGCTACAATTATAACTGTTATATCACTAGTCTTAGCTTTAAGTGCCTTTCTAAGTGCAGCATCAGTTTTAAAATCAAGGGCCGAGAAACTGTCATCAAATATAAAAATCTCTGGTTTTTTTACAAGAGCACGAGCAATAGCTAGTCGCTGCTTCTGTCCTCCAGAAACATTAGTTCCACCCTGTGAAATTTCTGTTTTAAAACCATCAGATTTATCACTTATGAATTCTATAGCCTGAGCTATTTCTGAAGCTTCTCTTAAATCTTCTTCTGTTGCATTTTCTTTTGCATACTTTAGATTAGATTCTATAGTACCACTGAACAAATTACCTTTTTGAGGTACATAACCAATCTTATCTCTTAAAGCGTGTTGAGTAACCTCTCGTACATCAATACCATCTATAAAAATCTGACCATCAGTTACATCATAAAATCTTGGTATCAAACTAACGAGTGTAGTCTTCCCCGACCCAGTAGCCCCAATAATGGCTGTTGTCTTCCCAGGTGAAGCCTTAAAGTTAATATTATTAAGTACATTCTCTTCTGCTCCAGGATATTTAAAAAAAACATTATTAAACTCTATAACGCCTTTTAATTTATCGTCAAAATTTTTAGGTAAATTAGGATCATTTATTACAATATCTGTTTCCAAAACTTCTACTATACGCTGTCCAGCTACAGAGGCTCTAGGTATCATAATAAACATAAAAGACATCATAAGAAATGCAAATAAGATCTGCATAGCATACTGCATGAAAGCCATCATATCTCCAACCTGCATACTGGAATTTGCAATCTGATGAGCACCAACCCAAACAATTAGTACTGTTACACCATTCATTATAAGCATCATGAATGGAAATAAGATTACCATTACACGGTTTACAAACAAGCTTGTGTCTGTAAGATCCTTGTTTGCCTTATCAAACCTGTCTTCTTCAAATTTTTGAGTATTAAACGCTCTTACTACCATGATACCTGAAAGATTTTCTCTAGTAACTAGATTTAATCTATCTATAAATTTTTGTATAATCTTAAATTTTGGCATAGAAACAAAAATCACAGTAATAATTATTATCAAAAGTGCTGCTACTGCCAATGCAATAATCCATGACATAGAAGTACTTCGAGACATAGCCTTTATAACACCTCCAATACCTATGATAGGAGCATAAAATATCATTCTTATCATTATAACAATAAGCATTTGAATTTGGGTAATATCATTAGTGGTTCTTGTAATAAGTGAAGCTGTAGAAAATTTATTCATCTCAACATTTGAAAAACTTTGAACTTTTATAAATATTTTACTTCTCAAATTTCTTGAAAGTCCTGCGGCAGTTCTAGCTGCAAAAAAACCAACAATTACAATGCACGCTGCGCTTAGAAGAGATATTAAAATCATTCTAACTCCAATATTAATTATGTAGCTATTTTGAATTTTATCCGTGTTCATTCCTAAAGCCCTGTATTCAGTTTTTACTGAACTGGCAGCAGCCTGAACAATCATCTTATCTCCTAAAGCCGTGAATTTCTTTGATCCTTCTTCCATGATCTTTCCACGTTGATCTTCAGGTAGTCTTCCAAATAAATCAAATAAATTTGTATTTGCAGGAAGTTTCCTCCCATTAAAATTAATTACACCACCCTTTGCATTAGCCTTCATATTCTCAATACCTGAAACTGTGAGAAGTGCTTTGCCTATAATTGGATTTAACTTATCAACTTCTGTATTGCTTACATTTTTAAGTACGTAAATTGGTTCATTTACAAGAACAGGATACTCTTTAACATACTTGTCATAATCTTTACTTGATTTGTCTACAAATACATAATTACTCATAACTGTATCTTTATCTTTTCCAAAAATAAATAACGTAAGTTTATCCATTTTACTCTTTCTTACAGCCTGAGGTATTGAATTTTCAATTCCACCTTGTTGTATACCTACATTTACTATATTAGACATATAGTCTGGCAGTGCCAAATCGCAAATTGCCTGCACAAATAGTAATGCTATAGCAGCAATAATAAGTCCAATAAATGGTTTTAAATATTTTAACAATCTAAGCACTATTGCATCTACCCCTTACTTTTTAATTTCTTGTATTGGTTTATGTAACTTCATTCCATCATAATATATAGAATTTGTTTCGCTTTATATATGATTTCCCATATGATAAATTTTATCCGATGCCTGCCATCCATAACACATAGAAATTCAAAAGATATGCAGAATATGGTACTTAAAATTATTGAGGAATAATATACTTTATTTTGTGAAAACTAACTTTAAAAGAGGTGAGATCATGTCAAAAGATACAAGAGACTTAGATAGCTTAGAAAACTATTTTCAAAATTCTATTGCCGAAGCAGCTTCTATGGGTGCATTTAGTTTTGCAATATCACCTATAAATGAATTAACACAGATAAACAATCAAGGTATGGAAAGCCACACTAACTTAAATGGGAAAAGAGAAACAATAAAAGACATAGATAAATTGCAAGATGATGAAGATTAACACTGATATTTCATGAAAATTTATGAACTATACACCTTGTTCGTGCCAAAACAAGGTGTATAAACTAAAATTAAAGAATTATTTCTTTTGAAGAGATAGCTTAAGAAACAATCTATTATTGTCTTTATACCTTACCAAATAAAAAACTTCAAAAATTGAATTTTTAAATGTTCTATAAAATAATCTTATGCATGCAAATTTTGAACTTGAATCTGTAATTTCTACATTTGAACATTTCTCAATCTATTTAAAAAAGTAAAGCTAGCTTGTTGACATACTAAAATGAATTTAGTATACTTTATAAATACATATTTACAAAAGGGAGTAGTTTAATAGATATTGTCAACATATTGGTGATGAACCTGGCAGTATCCGCAAAATGCGAAACGAGACTTTTGGCGTATTTTTCTAATACGCCAAAGGTCTTTTATTTTTTTATCTTGAGGAGGAGAAAAAATGATAATAACTATTTTAATAATGATTGCTGCAGCACTTTTAATTTATTTTAGTTGTGAACTATTTGTAAATGGAATTGAATGGGTAGGCAAAGCCTTCAATATTTCTCAAAGTGCTGTAGGTTCAGTATTAGCAGCCTTTGGTACTGCTTTGCCTGAAAGTATTGTTACATTCATAGCTGTAGTATTTGGAGCAAGTTCAAGTCAAAAGGATATTGGTGTCGGTGCTGCTTTAGGCGGTCCTCTTGTTTTAAGCACAATTGCTTATGCTGTTGTTGGAATAAGTATAGTTATATTTAGTGGAAACAGAAGAGCTGGTAATCATATTAAATTTGATGGCAAAAAATTAGCAAGAGATCAAGTCTGGTTTATGTGCATCTTTGTATTTAAGATTGGATTAGGTCTTGTAGCCTTCGCAATAAAACCTTGGCTGGGAATTTTATTTTTATTAGCTTATGGACTTTACTTTTATAGAGAAATGAATAGTGAAAATGTGGAAATTGCTGGAGAACTAGAACCATTAAAATTCAGTCCTAAAAGTGAAAAGCCTAAAAAATCATTAATTTTAGCTCAAACTATAGGATCACTTATATTTATTTTTATTGGATCACAAATGTTTGTACACAACTTAAGTACTTTAAGTATTTCTCTTGGAATTCCAGCTCATATGGTCTCTTTACTATTGAGTCCAGTGGCAACAGAATTACCAGAAACCTTAAATGCTGTTATATGGGTAAGACAGGGTAAAGAAAATTTGGCTCTTTCTAATATTAGTGGATCCATGATGATCCAAGCTACAGTACCAAGTGCATTAGGTATCATTTTTACACCATGGATGCTTGATAAATCACTTATGATTTCAGCAATTATAACTTTTGTAGCAATTTTATTGATATGGACTACCTTGAAAAGACATCACTTATCAGCAAAAAGATTATCATTTAATGCTGTATTGTACATTGTATTCATTATAGGAATATTTTATATAAAAGGTTGAATATAATTTTATCTTCATTTATAAAAAATCATATAACTTACAGCAATACCACATTATTGATATTTGGAACACTATAAAGTTTTACATTACATTTTAAGCACATTGCGACACAACTTTTTCAGAGGACAGAGGACAATTGACAGAGGACAGTGAAAGATGATTTTTCTCCGCTACACTACGAAAAATCTTTAGTTAAGTTTTTTATTGCTCGTTTCACTAAAGTGAAACATTGCTAACTTATATAAATTCGAAGCTTGTTTTGCGTTAGCAAAATGAGCTTAAAAATAAATTAGTTTTCCGACGTAAGGAGGAAAACTCACCTTCATTGTCCTTTGTCCTCTGTCAAATGTCCTCTAAAAATATTGTGTCGCAATATTTTTAAAATGTTTAGCAATAAAATCTGGTAAATCTTTTTCAGAAAAACTTCCATATTGAATATTTTGTCCATCTTGACTATAGAATCCTATAATATATCTTGCTGATTTATTTCGCCACTCATCTTTATAAATTCTAATACAAGTTTCTATTTGATTCTTATCAGTTATTTTTAGATTCTTTGTACTATTTTCATCAATTTTAACTTTACCATTCTTTGATTTTTGTAACCACTCCTCCATATTATCAACTTTTTCTACTAAAGCATAAGATATATCCTTAGACGTAATCCTTGCCCCTTCTAAATACCCTTTTTGTTTTAACCACTGATCAAATAATATATAAGATTTTTTCCATGGAAGATGTACATTACTTTCTTTATTATTTCTTTCATCAATTAACTGGGGATACTTTTTAAAATTATTATCATCCATCATAAACTCTATGTTTGCCCATGGTCTTATTTGTTCACTATTTGGTTCATAAGTTTCATTATTAATATCATTTTTTAAAACATCTATGGCTTCTTTAATATCATTTGGATTAATTATTACTGTTTCACCTTTAATGTTTGCAAAAGGATGAATTATAATTTTTTCTATCTCTGAACTATTCACTTGTAAAATATCATAATTCATTTTTTTGTATTCTTTAGATTCATATATAGGTTTCAAATACTTAGTATAATCTCCAAGTGAGACATCATATCCCCTTTGAATCTTGTTTCCATTTTTCAAATTGTATATGAAAATAACTCTTCTATTTTGCCCACCATTATTGTTACCCCTATTTTTTGATTTTTCTTCTATAAGTTGTTTATGAAAATTGTAAATATTTTCAATATCTTTTTTATCAAAATAAACATCTCTATTATGTTTATAATAATTTAAATGATCAAAGCTTTCACTAAAATATACACTATCAACACTGTTCATTGATGGCATCTTGTTTTCATACCCTAACATATCAAACTTTACTCCTATTATGACTAAAATAATTATAACAACATAAATTAAATAACCTTTTACATTTTTAAATACCTTTATAGATTTTTTTACAATCATCTCTGCAGCAAAATATCCTATAAGAGAAGCAATTAAAAAACCGATTAAAAGCCAGTATACACTTTTTTGTGTCACTCTAAAATATATTCCTCCTACCAACATAGCAGAAAATGTCACACCATACTTAAACACATATTCTAATTCTTTAAAAGCAATGCTTTTAGATACTGCTTCTAATTTTCTTTTTTTATATATAAACATTCCAAACAAATATAAAACAATACATATAACAGCATATACTATTATTTCATTCATACTAATTTTATTAATAAAATCAGTATTATACCTGACACTCATTTTCCAAATCCTTGTTACAGGTGAGAATTTTTCTATATTATTATCGTTACGTACAAAGCCATATACAAATCCATCAACATTTTCTGATAATAAAATTGCTATTGCCACTGGTAAAACTAACAATATATAAGTTAACATTCCCTGCATAATTGAGCTTCCCACTACCATTCCAACTGATATACACATAAAGAAAAACAAAAGACATATTATAATAGTAGTTCCAATCCACTGAAATACATCATGAGAACTATAATATTTGCCCAAATGCATGACTATATCTAAAAATACACATATAAAACCATTTACAATTACTGGAATAACCAATAATAAGACCCCTACAAGTGAATGACTTCTATACAGTACGCTTCTTTTAACAGGAAGGCTGTGAATCATATCTGACGAATTTTTAACTTGAATATATCTAAAAAGTAATATAGCAGTAAAAACAGGTGCTATGAGAATAAAAAGAATTTGTAGAGGCCCCTCAGTAAAATAGAACATTCTTTTAATTATATTATAATCATAAGCGTACTGTTTACTGCTGTTTATCATTATTACTTTTAATGGCACTATTAAAAATAAGAACAATGCATATGCAATACTTATCCATCCAAATCTTTTCAAATCATCTAAAATTATTCCTTTGTTAAAAAATGATGTTTTTGATTTCATATCCTACATCCCCCATTTCATAGATAAAAATTTCCTCTAAAGTTAAAGACAAAATGTCTAAAATTACAGGATCATATTTACTTATTTGATCTACAATTTCTTCTTTTTTCCCTCTAACAATAAATAATTTTACGCTGCCTCTTTCTTCTTCATATAGGATATTAACATCTTTTAAAATTTCTTCCTTTACACTTTCCTTAAATGCCACCTGAATTTTGTGAATATCTAATTTTAAATCATCTAAATCCTTTTCTAAAATCAAAGAACCTTTATGCATTATGCCTATATAATCACATAAATCTTCAAGTTCTCTTAAATTGTGAGAAGAAATTAAAACTGTCATCTGTTTTTCTGCCACATCTTGAACAATTAAATTTTTTACCTTTTGTCTCATAACTGGGTCTAATCCATCTAAAGGTTCATCTAATATCAATATGTCAGGTTGTACAGACAAAGCAAGCCAAAATGCCACTTGTCTTTGCATTCCTTTTGAAAGATTATTTACCTTTTTATTTTCATCTATGTTAAAAGCGTCTCTCAACTTTAAATACCTTTCTTCATCCCAAGTTTTATATATCCTTTTATAAAATTTAGCCATATCTTTTGCACTATACTGTGAAAAGAAATACAGCATATCAGGAATAAATATAACTCTGGACTTTATATTTACATTTTCAAATATATTTTCTCCATCTATAAGTACTTCTCCACTATCCTGTTTATATATTCCCACTAAAGTTTTTAAAAGAGTTGTTTTTCCAGCTCCATTAGAACCTACTAGTCCATAAATAGAACCCTTATTCACATTTATATTTACATTTTTCAATGCCTCTAAATCTTCAAAAGATTTACTTATACCTTTCCCTTCAATCATTTACTATCCCCTCCCTTGATATTTTCCTCTATCTCTGAAATTATCTTATAGATATCATCTTTCTTCATGCCCAAATACATTGCCTCAGATAAAATTTTAATTAATTTCTCTTTTAAGTCACTTAGTTTTTCACTATTTTCATTGTTTTCTATAGAAGCTACAAAATTTCCTTTCCCTGGTATAGAATAAATATACCCTTGTCTTTCAAGCTCCCTATATGCTTTTTGGATTGTATTTGGATTAATAGTGATTTCACTTGCAAGTGATCTAACCGAAGGAAGCTTTTCATCTTTTTTTAAAACTTCACTAATGATAAGTTCTTTAAACCTTTCTACTAATTGTTCGTAAATAGGTAATCTACTTCTTAAGTCTAACTGAAACATTTATGTCCTCCTTCCGTAATAACTGTACTATTATTGTTAGTACAGTTTTATTATAAGCTAGTTATTTATGGTTGTAAATACAAATTTATTAAATTATAAAAGTTTCAAATTACTTTTAAGATCGAAAAACTCTAACAAGCCATATTAAATAATATCACAACTCATAATTTTACCCTTAACCAATTATTGAAACATAAAAAAAGCAAAATTAGTCCATATAATAAAATATAGATTAATTTTGCTTTTTTTACACGTAAAAATATCTTATTCTCTTATCGATGCATCTAATTTCATATCTAATTTTGATAACTGATCAATTACTGAGTCTTTTAAGTTATCAATAACATGCATTAAAGCTATTGATCGTTCAGTTGTCTCTTCTTTTAATTCCCTATTTTCAAAAATATCTATGCACTGTTCAATGGTGCCTGCCTGTTCATGATAAATATATTGCACAAAACAATTTAATGCATGTTGATTAAAAATATATTTCGGTGTTAAAAATGCAGAATATTTATCTATAACTTTCTTTTTCATATCATCTAAATAGTTATTCTTTGATTCAATAGTACTCATCCTGTTGTCAATACTGTTAGATCTATTCTGTCCATGATTTTCTTGGAATTTCATTAAATAGTAAGACTGTATTTTTATCAAACTTTCTTCTTTTATAAATTGATCTGGTATTTCGTAAATAAGCTTTTCTAATCTCTCCTTAAGTTCCTTTTTTAATTTATTTGCTTCTTCTACAAAGTTCACCTGCTTTTGTCTATAGGCTGAACAACTTTCATAAGGAACACTTGGTCTAAATGTAACATTCATACTTATTTCATCATTACAATCTTCTACCATGTCTAAAAGTTGTAATTTGTAATAATTCTGAACTTTTTCTCGCAATGATTTACTAAGCTCATCTACCACAAAGTAATTGAAATTAAAAGATTTATATTCTTCTCTTTCTATAATATTAATAAAGTCTATAATTTGAAAATTATATTTACCCATTAAATCTTGAATATACTCCATAATACTATTATTGTTATCAAATAATTCAGGATCACTTTGTGCTGTACACCAAATACCATTATGATTTTCATAGTTATACATAACATACGAAAAACTATTATCTAAATTGCAATATGCAGCAATACATAATCTTTTAAAATCATCACTTTTTATAAAATTTAAAGCATCATTTTCCTTTGTAGAATAGTTTTGTTCTTTATATTCTAATTTTTTTAATTCATCACTTAAAAGCACTTGTGATTCATTGATATTCATAGCTATATCCCTTAATTGAAATAATTTTTTCAACAACAATAGTCTACTAGTACTTATTTGCATAGTAGTATCCATAATATTATCCCCCTTGTATGGTGTAGTTGTAACATTTAGTAGAATCCGTCTTTGTTTCCTAATGAATATTATCAACCAAATTTTAAAAATTATTAATTATTTAAATTTTATACCATATAGCGGTAAATATCAACATTTATAAAATATATTGCTAAACTTACTTTTAATAGTAAAGATCATTATTAGAAATATTCTGTATCTATAAACAGTAAAAGCTGATTCCTGTACAATACAGAAATCAGCTTTTAAAATTTTAATATTACTTTTTTAATATTCCTCACATGATATCATTTCAAAAATTACACTTTCTTATGAAATTAAATTACATCAAAAAAGCACATTTGATTACTTTGAGGAAGGCCTTTTAAACAGCCAAATTTTTTAAGTAATTCTATAGTGGAATTACCAATCTTAGATCGTTTCTTTACATCCTCTATAGAGCTGAAAGGCTCTTCCTTAGCTGCATTATGTATGCCTTCTGCTGCTACATTTCCCATTCCGGATATACTATTTATAGGCGGCCTTAACCCTTCCTCTTCTACTATAAATTTAGTAGCATGGGATTTATATAAATCAATTGGAAGAAACTTAAAACCTCTCTCATACATTTCCAAAACTATTTCTAAATCATCATACATATCTTTATCCTTAGGAGTAGCTTGATTGCCCATCATTTCAATTTCCTTCATTTTTTCTCTAACCTTTTCTTTACCAAATATCATAAATTCGCTGTCAAAGGCCTTTGCTCTAATAGTAAAGTATGCTGCATAATAAGCCTTAGGTATATGAACCTTAAACCAAGCTATTCTAAAGGCCATCATTACATAAGCTGCAGCATGAGCCTTAGGAAACATATATTTTATCTTCCTACAAGAATCTATATACCATTCAGGAACATCATGTTCCCTCATTAAAGCTTCATATTCTGCCCATTTTGCAGGATCTTTTAATGCTTTTCCCTTACGTACAAGCTCCATTATCTTAAAGGCAGTATTATTTGGCAAACCTTTTTTTATAAGATAAATCATAATATCATCTCTTGTACACACTGCTTCACTTAAGGTAACTACTCCCTGATCAATTAAGTCTTTTGCATTTCCAAGCCAAACATCAGTACCATGTGAAAGTCCTGATATACATATCAAATCCGAAAATGCTTTTGGCATTGTATCTAAAAGCATTCCTCGTACAAACTTAGTACCAAATTCAGGAATTCCAAATGTTCCTACCTTGGAATTTATCTGTTCTGATGTTACTCCTAAAGCCTCAGTAGATGAGAATATGGACATAGTCTCCTTATCATCCATAGGTATTTCATGTGGATTCACTCCTGTTATATCTTGAAGCATTCTTATAACTGTAGGATCGTCGTGCCCTAGTATATCGAGTTTCAGCAAGTTTTGATCAATGGAGTGATAATCAAAATGTGTTGTTATAATATCTGAATTAGAATCATCTGCAGGATGCTGAACAGGACAAAATTCAAATATTTCACGCCCTTTTGGAACAACTATGATTCCTCCCGGATGCTGCCCTGTAGTTCTCTTTATTCCTGTACATCCTACTGCAATTCTGGTTATCTCTGCCTTATTTACTGGAACATTTTTTTCATCATAATATTTTTTTACATAACCAAAAGCTGTTTTTTCTGCTATAGTACCTATAGTTCCAGCTTTAAAGGTTGTGCCTTTCCCAAAAATAACTTCTGTATATTTATGAGCTTTTGCCTGATATTCTCCTGAAAAGTTTAAATCTATATCTGGCTCTTTATCTCCATTAAAACCTAAGAAGGTCTCAAATGGTATATCTATACCATCTTTAAATAGTTTTTCCCCACAAACAGGACAAACTTTATCTGGTAAATCAAAGCCATTTTTAACTCCATAGTCCGAAAAATCCGAATACTTGCAGTTAGGACACCTATAGTGTGGAGGCAATGCATTTACTTCCGTTATACCAGTCATGTTAGCAACAAAAGAAGAGCCAACAGATCCTCTAGAACCTACCAAATATCCATCATCATTTGATTTCCATACCAACTTTTGAGCTATAATATACATTACAGAGAATCCATTTTTTATAATTGATTCTAACTCTTTATCTAATCTAGTCTGAACAATTTCTGGCAGCGGATCTCCATATAACTCGTGTGCCTTTTCATAAGCTATATCTTTAATAGTTTGTTCACATCCATCTATATGTGGTGGACATTTTTCTGGTGAAATAGGACTAATCTGCTCACACATATCTGATATCTTATTAGTGTTTGTAACTACCACTTCATAAGCCTTTTCTTCTCCCAAGTAGGAAAATTCTTTAAGCATTTCTTCAGTGGTTCTTAAATATAAAGGTGCTTGATTATCTGCATCCTTAAATCCTTGACCTGCCTCTAATATACGCCTGTATATCTCATCCTCAGGGTCCATAAAATGAACATCTCCTGTTGCCACTACAGGTTTATTCAATTTTTCTGCTAATGCTACAATTTTTTTATTAATATCCTTTAAATATTCTTTATTTGGTACCTGTTCTTGTCTTACTAAATAATCATTATTTCCTAAAGGCTGTATTTCCAAATAATCATAATCCTTTGCAATAGCCTCTATTTGCTCATCAGATTTTCCAAGTAATATTGATTGATATAATTCACCTTCACTGCAAGCACTACCAAGGATTAAGCCTTCAGAATATTTTTTATACATACTCTTCAATATACGTGGCTTTTTATAAAAATAGTCCAAATGAGAATAAGATACTAATTTATACAAGTTCTTTAAACCTACATAATCCTTTGCTAGTATTATTGCATGGTAGGTTTTTAACTTCTTGTATTCTTCCTTTTTAGCAGCCTCATCAGAACCATATACATCCACATCCTGAAGTGTTTGTGCTCCTCTTTCTTTTAAC harbors:
- the polC gene encoding DNA polymerase III subunit alpha, whose amino-acid sequence is MKRINEIFSDCGLEGNINTAIVESVVLSKKTKTLEMKISSDKYIEIEEFEHLNKFIRQRFALNDSKIAVKYAEGTDKKPIEKELKNIVFFVANRYPALKAVMNNSEYEFAEDTINFNFKIPVAGFLKTMDYDKKIHKVIKNLYGTDYKISFVDKLSSEELLKMAEDKRTSEMLFINKEINDSIIANEVPPRLPKKVVEKKQEVKVEVAAKKGTSCLILGRNPNIKETIVKITDITPDEGRIAIEGEISNIEAKELRSGKTLISFDLYDGSSSMTCKVFCKPGEEGGVLSRLKKAKGVRLAGNSGYSKFSQEVELIANTIIETEGMKKVKRKDNAELKRVELHMHTQMSQMDAMTSATDLIKRAMSWGMKSIAITDHGVVQAFPEAHKLLGRDNPDMKIIYGVEAYLAPDKKPSVTNIKGQSIDTTYCVLDLETTGFSPVIEKITEIGIMKVKDGKVIDKFSCFVNPKKPIPPRVVEVTNITDDMVRDAETIEQVFPKMLNFIKDSVLVAHNAEFDIGFLKHNARVLECDFDFTYLDTLTLAQELFPDFKTYKLGRIAKNLGIKVEVAHRALDDVDTTVKIFNVMLEKLKERGAQTLQDVDVYGSDEAAKKEEYKKLKTYHAIILAKDYVGLKNLYKLVSYSHLDYFYKKPRILKSMYKKYSEGLILGSACSEGELYQSILLGKSDEQIEAIAKDYDYLEIQPLGNNDYLVRQEQVPNKEYLKDINKKIVALAEKLNKPVVATGDVHFMDPEDEIYRRILEAGQGFKDADNQAPLYLRTTEEMLKEFSYLGEEKAYEVVVTNTNKISDMCEQISPISPEKCPPHIDGCEQTIKDIAYEKAHELYGDPLPEIVQTRLDKELESIIKNGFSVMYIIAQKLVWKSNDDGYLVGSRGSVGSSFVANMTGITEVNALPPHYRCPNCKYSDFSDYGVKNGFDLPDKVCPVCGEKLFKDGIDIPFETFLGFNGDKEPDIDLNFSGEYQAKAHKYTEVIFGKGTTFKAGTIGTIAEKTAFGYVKKYYDEKNVPVNKAEITRIAVGCTGIKRTTGQHPGGIIVVPKGREIFEFCPVQHPADDSNSDIITTHFDYHSIDQNLLKLDILGHDDPTVIRMLQDITGVNPHEIPMDDKETMSIFSSTEALGVTSEQINSKVGTFGIPEFGTKFVRGMLLDTMPKAFSDLICISGLSHGTDVWLGNAKDLIDQGVVTLSEAVCTRDDIMIYLIKKGLPNNTAFKIMELVRKGKALKDPAKWAEYEALMREHDVPEWYIDSCRKIKYMFPKAHAAAYVMMAFRIAWFKVHIPKAYYAAYFTIRAKAFDSEFMIFGKEKVREKMKEIEMMGNQATPKDKDMYDDLEIVLEMYERGFKFLPIDLYKSHATKFIVEEEGLRPPINSISGMGNVAAEGIHNAAKEEPFSSIEDVKKRSKIGNSTIELLKKFGCLKGLPQSNQMCFFDVI